In a single window of the Leptospira sanjuanensis genome:
- a CDS encoding 2Fe-2S iron-sulfur cluster-binding protein has product MKHQIYFPNWNRSIEALEEENILDSSLRSGVDLSYSCRAGRCGACKIILLEGQVEHLSHNQFALTEEEKEKGYILACRSIPKSDLSLRRIDTQSN; this is encoded by the coding sequence ATGAAACATCAGATTTATTTTCCCAATTGGAATCGCAGCATAGAGGCTTTGGAAGAGGAAAACATTTTGGATTCTTCTCTAAGGTCAGGGGTCGATTTATCGTATTCTTGCCGTGCCGGACGCTGTGGTGCGTGTAAGATCATACTTTTAGAGGGACAAGTAGAACATTTATCTCACAATCAGTTTGCTCTTACTGAGGAGGAAAAGGAAAAGGGATACATTTTGGCATGCAGATCCATTCCAAAATCGGATCTTTCTTTGCGCAGAATCGATACGCAGTCGAACTAA
- the cueR gene encoding Cu(I)-responsive transcriptional regulator: MNIGNLSKESGVSTKQIRHYESIGLIPKAKRKESGYRTYSSDDIHILRFVKRTRSMGFNLSETQKLVSLWRNKSRASADVKKLALVHLKEVETKISELQEMVAALKHLAHNCQGDHRPNCPILRSLSNENDTE; this comes from the coding sequence ATGAATATCGGAAACCTTTCAAAGGAATCGGGAGTTAGTACGAAACAGATTCGTCATTACGAATCCATTGGCTTAATTCCCAAGGCGAAAAGAAAAGAATCAGGTTATAGAACGTATTCGTCCGATGACATTCATATTTTAAGATTTGTAAAGCGGACTCGGAGTATGGGTTTTAATTTATCAGAAACTCAAAAGTTAGTTAGTCTTTGGAGAAATAAGAGCCGCGCAAGCGCTGATGTCAAAAAACTTGCACTAGTTCATTTGAAAGAGGTAGAAACCAAAATTAGTGAATTGCAAGAAATGGTAGCTGCGCTTAAACATCTTGCTCATAATTGCCAAGGGGATCATCGACCAAATTGTCCAATTCTAAGGTCACTTTCAAATGAAAATGATACAGAATAA
- a CDS encoding copper-transporting P-type ATPase, which produces MEHKHMHHHSATSVKNNPSDFSKVSTNIYTCTMHPEIKQNAPGDCPICGMTLVLQKGNHTEEDEIFVRSIGRKLYISIIFSIPVFILAMGEMFLTSAIFTHYSGWIQLILGSIIFFGPGFFLIKKGFSSFISLNLNMYTLIALGVSAAYSYSLIAFLFPNLFPEAAKTHGKIGLYFEASSVILTLVILGEYLQALAQRRTGDAIQALLGLVPKRAHKLIGEMEVDIEVGEVKVGDRLRIKPGEKIPTDGVILEGVSFIDESMITGEPIPVEKHTKDKVFGASTNQTGSFIIQAERVGEETVLAQIIHMVEEAQRSKAPVQAVADRVAGFFVPIVLLISVITFFLWYFFGPEPTIANGIVNSLSVLVIACPCALGLATPISIMVGVGIGAQNGILIRNAEALEKMGKATMLFTDKTGTLTEGKPRVTDLIPVNGVSEEYLLQLAYSLEQMSEHPIARAIVRKAEELNLKTIPSQKFSSLTGRGVSAEIKDLLVFAGKKTGWDIKVESIPNQLQDKEAEFLSKGKTVVWIADQERWLGIIAVTDPIKSTSNDAVSRLISFGIRILMLTGDSISTGKIVGDQIGISEIYAGLSPQDKKEIIKKFKSSNEILLVAGDGINDAPALTEADVGIAMGSGTEIAIQSAGVTLVKGDLLGISKAIHLSRATMRNIKQNLFFAFVFNFLGIPIAAGLFYPFFHILLSPMIAGAAMSLSSVSVVINALRLYKEKI; this is translated from the coding sequence ATGGAACACAAACATATGCACCATCATTCAGCAACGTCGGTTAAAAATAATCCCTCGGATTTTTCGAAAGTAAGTACGAATATTTACACCTGCACTATGCATCCGGAAATAAAGCAGAATGCACCCGGCGATTGTCCCATCTGTGGGATGACGTTAGTATTGCAGAAAGGAAATCACACTGAAGAAGATGAGATCTTTGTTCGCTCCATAGGCAGGAAACTATATATTTCCATAATTTTTTCCATTCCAGTTTTCATATTGGCAATGGGTGAAATGTTTTTAACATCCGCAATTTTTACGCATTATAGTGGATGGATACAATTGATTCTAGGATCGATTATTTTCTTCGGTCCTGGCTTTTTCTTAATTAAGAAAGGTTTTTCTTCCTTTATATCATTGAATCTTAATATGTATACTTTGATAGCTTTGGGTGTCAGCGCCGCTTATAGCTATTCACTGATTGCATTTTTATTCCCGAATTTATTTCCAGAGGCAGCCAAGACACATGGGAAAATTGGCCTGTATTTTGAAGCTTCTTCGGTAATTCTCACGTTAGTGATATTGGGTGAGTATCTGCAAGCACTTGCGCAACGTAGAACAGGAGATGCTATTCAAGCTTTGTTAGGTTTAGTGCCCAAAAGGGCTCATAAATTGATAGGTGAAATGGAAGTCGATATTGAGGTAGGCGAAGTTAAGGTTGGAGATCGATTGAGAATTAAACCGGGAGAAAAGATACCGACTGATGGAGTTATTTTGGAAGGCGTTAGCTTTATTGATGAATCTATGATTACGGGAGAACCTATTCCAGTTGAAAAACATACGAAGGATAAAGTATTTGGAGCAAGTACGAATCAGACTGGCAGCTTTATTATTCAAGCGGAACGCGTAGGAGAGGAAACTGTCCTTGCTCAAATCATTCATATGGTAGAGGAGGCTCAAAGATCGAAGGCTCCGGTTCAAGCGGTAGCGGATAGAGTTGCAGGTTTCTTCGTTCCAATCGTACTTCTCATTTCCGTAATTACTTTTTTCCTTTGGTACTTTTTCGGACCGGAACCGACCATTGCAAATGGTATTGTGAATTCTCTATCCGTTTTAGTAATTGCATGTCCATGCGCTTTGGGACTGGCTACTCCAATTTCCATCATGGTCGGCGTTGGTATTGGTGCTCAAAATGGAATTCTTATAAGAAACGCAGAAGCTTTAGAAAAAATGGGAAAGGCTACAATGCTTTTTACGGATAAGACCGGAACTCTGACTGAGGGTAAACCTAGAGTTACCGATTTGATTCCTGTAAATGGTGTCAGTGAAGAATACCTCTTACAATTGGCGTATTCTTTGGAACAAATGAGTGAACATCCGATTGCAAGAGCAATTGTTCGTAAAGCGGAAGAATTAAATTTAAAGACTATTCCAAGCCAAAAATTTTCCTCTTTAACTGGTAGAGGCGTGAGTGCGGAAATAAAAGATCTCTTAGTATTTGCAGGTAAAAAAACAGGTTGGGACATTAAAGTTGAATCGATCCCTAATCAGTTACAAGATAAAGAAGCGGAATTTCTTTCTAAAGGAAAGACAGTTGTCTGGATCGCGGATCAGGAGCGTTGGTTAGGAATTATAGCCGTTACTGATCCGATTAAATCGACTTCCAATGATGCTGTATCTCGGTTGATATCCTTTGGAATTCGGATTTTAATGTTAACGGGGGACTCAATTTCTACGGGAAAAATAGTCGGAGATCAAATTGGTATATCAGAAATTTATGCAGGTCTTAGCCCCCAAGATAAGAAGGAAATTATAAAGAAATTTAAATCTTCGAATGAAATATTACTTGTCGCTGGAGATGGGATCAACGATGCACCGGCACTCACGGAGGCCGATGTTGGGATTGCAATGGGCTCAGGAACGGAAATCGCGATTCAGAGCGCTGGAGTTACTTTAGTGAAAGGCGATTTATTAGGTATTTCTAAAGCAATCCACTTAAGCCGGGCTACTATGCGAAATATTAAACAAAATCTTTTTTTTGCCTTTGTGTTTAATTTCTTGGGAATCCCGATAGCCGCCGGTCTCTTTTATCCATTCTTTCATATTCTGTTATCCCCAATGATTGCAGGTGCAGCTATGAGTTTAAGCTCGGTTTCTGTCGTGATCAACGCCTTGCGACTTTATAAAGAAAAAATTTAA
- a CDS encoding heavy-metal-associated domain-containing protein — protein MLEFQVENMTCGSCANVIGKAIKTIDQDVQVSVDIAKQTVLVKSRLPEYELASLIEKCGYPVSTSTIVE, from the coding sequence ATGTTAGAATTTCAAGTAGAGAATATGACTTGTGGAAGTTGCGCAAATGTAATCGGCAAAGCGATCAAGACAATTGACCAGGATGTTCAAGTTAGCGTGGATATTGCGAAGCAAACGGTTCTGGTTAAGAGCAGACTCCCTGAATATGAACTCGCGAGCCTAATCGAAAAATGTGGTTACCCCGTTTCTACAAGTACGATCGTTGAATAA